ACGCCCGGACCCGCGTTTGATGACGGTGAGGGGGTGGAGATGATCGAGTCGTTCCACGAGTTCGTGGTGCAGCGGTCCGCCGCCCTGTCCCGTACCGCGTACCTGCTGACCGGGGACCACCAGCACGCCGAGGACCTGCTCCAGAGCGCGCTGGCCCGCAGCTACCGGCACTGGCGGCGGATCCGCGACGGCGATCCCGAGGCGTACGTGCGGCGGGTCATGTACCACCAGCAGGTCTCCTGGTGGCGGCGACGCCGGGTCACCGAACGGCTGGAGGCGGAACCGACCGAGCGCGCCCGGACCGACCACAGCGACGGCACCGCCCTGCGGCTGAGCGTGGCCGCCGCGCTGCGCCGGCTCACCCCGCGCCAGCGGGCCGTGGTGGTGCTGCGCTACTACGAGGACCTGACCGAGGCGCAGGTCGCCGAGGTGCTGGGCTGCTCGGTGGGCACGGTGAAACGGCACGGCCACGACGCCGTCGTCCGGCTGCGCGAGATCGCCCCGGACCTGGTCGAGGCCGTCCCGGAGAGGAGCGCCCGATGAGCGTACGACTGCGCGAGGCCCTGCACCGGGCGGCGGCGGACGTGCCGGCGTACCCGGTGCACGAACGGGCCCTGGCCACGGCCCGGCGGACCCGGCGGCGGGCCGCCCTGGCCGGGGTGGCGGCGGTGGTCGCGGTGCTGGCGCTCGGCCTGTCGGTGCCGGCCGCCGGGCCGGCCCGGCTCGACCCGGCGGCCGGGGCGGAGGTGGCGCTGCCGGACCGGGTCGGCCTGCCGGTGCTCGGGTCGCTGCACGCCACCGACCGGCCCCGGCTCGGCCCGGCCGCCGTCATCTTCAGCGGCCAGGCACCCCGGCTGCACGGCTGGTGGGACGACATGCGCGTCGGTGTGGTCGCCGCGGGATCGGACAGGTATCGCGTGCTGACCACCGGCACCGAGGCACCCGTCGGCGAGCAGGCCGTGCTCTCCCCCGACGGCCGGCGCATCGCCCACCCCGGAGGCAGCTCCGACGAGCCCGGCGTCGACGTGGTCGACCTCGTCGACGGCCGGACCCGTTTCCTGCCCACCCGGGTGGACCGCAGCGTGCTCACCGAACCGGTGGGTTGGTCCGTCGACGGGACCCGCCTCGTGCTCCGGGACACCGTGCCGGTGGCCGCCGACGGCGCCACCTACCGCTCCGTGCTGAGCATCGTTCCCGTCGACGGAAGCCGGTGGACCCACCTGGCCGACGGCGCACAGGAGGCACAGTTCGGCCGAACCGTCGCCTTCACCCGGGACCGGGTCGCCTACCAGTTCGGCCGGACCGTCGCAGTCGCCGGACTCGACGGCCGGCGACTCTCCTCATTCCCGCTGCCCGCCGACACCTGGCTGGCCGGCAAGGGCGCATGGACGCCTGAAGGTTCCCTCACCGTCGTCACCCGGGCCGAGGGCACCGACCGGTGGAGCTTGCGCCGAGTCGATCCCGGGACCGGACGCGACCTCGGCCCCACTCCACTGCCTGCGGTGGACGGGGTGACCACGATCAGGTTGCTCGGCTGGGCGGCGGACGGGTCCGCCTGGGTGGTCGCGTACCGGCCGGAGCCCGCTGCGCCGGCCCGTTTCGACCAGCCGTTGGAGCTGGACCAGCGGACCGCGTACGGGCACGTCCGCAGCGTGCGGGTGCTGGCGCTGACCCCCGGGGCCGCCGTGCCGACCACCCTGCTCACCGCCCCCGACCAGGTACTGGCGCTCGACGTCGCCGACCACGTGGTGCGCGCCGGCCGGGTGCGCGCCGCCGACCCGCCGTCCGGGGTTGGCGGCCGGTTCTGGTGGTGGACCGGACTGGCCTCGGCGGTCGCGCTCGGCCTGCTCGGGCTCCGGTGGGCGCGGCGACGCCGGAGGCCCTCGGCCTGACTGCCGGAGTCGGGGGGCGGTCACTGCGGGGCGCGGACCTGGTGGGTGAGGAAGGGCAGGACGGCGGCGGGCAGGGCCGGTGAGGCGACGACGTCGTAGTGGGTCAGGCCGGGCAGCACGGCCAGCCGGGAGGCGGGCCGGTCGGTGCCGTCCCAGCCGGCGTCCCGGTGCCCGCCACCGAGCAGGCCGAAGAAGTACGCCATGTGGGTCACCGGGATCGAGTCGGCGTCGGCGTAGACCAGCAGGGTGGGAGTGGTGAGCGCGGCCACCTCGGCCGACCAGTCGTACTCGCGGCGCAGCAGCTCACCGGTACGGGCCCACAGCCGTGGCCAGTCCTCGGGGCGGGGCGCGATCCGGGCGTACAGCTCGTGCGGGGGTGTGCCGCGCATCTGCTCGCCGACCCGCTCGTCCTGGGCGGCCATCGCGGCCAGCACCTGCGGGTACCAGCCCTGCCGGCGGCAGGGCGTGGAGACCAGCACCAGCCGGCGCACCAGCCCGGGATGCTGGATCGCGGTACGCAGCGCGACCCCGCCGCCGAGGGAGTAGCCGAGCACGTCGGCCTCGGGCAGGTCGAGGTGGCGCAGCAGCGCGGCGACGTCGTCGGCCATCGACTCGTACCGCAGTGGACGGTCGACGTCGGCGGTGCGGCCGTGCCCCTGCAGGTCGACGGCGATCACCCGCCGCCGGGTGGCGAGGGCGGGCAGGACGGGGGCGAACATCTCCACCGCGCCGTACCCGCCGTGCAGCAGCACCAGCGGGTGGCCGGCGCCGTGCACCTCGTACCAGAGGCGCAGGCCGTTCACGTCCGCGTAGCCCACCCGCCGCCTCCCGTCGTCCCCCGTCAGGTGATTCTGGTACGCCTCGCCGGCCCCGCACCGGTGACGCGCGCGGGTTCCACCGCCGGGCGACGCGGGACCGGCCGAAACGGGCCGTCGGCGGCTATCCCGGCCGGACGCAGGGGTCGGTGACGGTGTAGGTGGGGCTCTGCGCGGTGCGACCGTCGGTGGCGGTCGCCCGTACCGACCAGGTCAGCGTCGACGCGCTCAGCGACCCGATGGTCGCCCGCGCGGCCGACCCGTCCACGGTCGTGGCCCGGACCGACGTCCTGCCCCCGGCGGGTGT
This genomic interval from Micromonospora coxensis contains the following:
- a CDS encoding alpha/beta fold hydrolase translates to MGYADVNGLRLWYEVHGAGHPLVLLHGGYGAVEMFAPVLPALATRRRVIAVDLQGHGRTADVDRPLRYESMADDVAALLRHLDLPEADVLGYSLGGGVALRTAIQHPGLVRRLVLVSTPCRRQGWYPQVLAAMAAQDERVGEQMRGTPPHELYARIAPRPEDWPRLWARTGELLRREYDWSAEVAALTTPTLLVYADADSIPVTHMAYFFGLLGGGHRDAGWDGTDRPASRLAVLPGLTHYDVVASPALPAAVLPFLTHQVRAPQ
- a CDS encoding SigE family RNA polymerase sigma factor, which codes for MIESFHEFVVQRSAALSRTAYLLTGDHQHAEDLLQSALARSYRHWRRIRDGDPEAYVRRVMYHQQVSWWRRRRVTERLEAEPTERARTDHSDGTALRLSVAAALRRLTPRQRAVVVLRYYEDLTEAQVAEVLGCSVGTVKRHGHDAVVRLREIAPDLVEAVPERSAR